A single Tuberibacillus sp. Marseille-P3662 DNA region contains:
- a CDS encoding sugar phosphate isomerase/epimerase family protein, which produces MKLGVFAVLFGDRPLEEALDIIVNQGLEAVEIGTGGYPGDAHCKPEALLSDDKQLQAFKHTIERRGLEISALSCHGNPLHPNKEISDRHHEEFQNTVLLAEKLGVETVNTFSGCPGESEYSRFPVWVTCPWPEDHSEVVRWQWEEKVIPYWREQSQFLREHGVRVAIEPHPGFVVYNTETCLRLRDACGDNIGFNFDPSHLFWQNMDPILGIKELAKHDALYHFHAKDTNIDEQNTAANGVLDTKPYSDELNRSWIFRSIGYGHGEETWRKIISALQLVGYEGVVSIEHEDSLMSVEEGFKKGAALLQNALIKEKVGEMWWA; this is translated from the coding sequence ATGAAATTAGGTGTTTTTGCTGTTCTGTTCGGTGATCGCCCACTGGAGGAAGCGCTAGATATCATTGTGAATCAAGGTTTAGAGGCTGTTGAAATTGGGACGGGCGGTTACCCCGGTGATGCCCACTGTAAACCCGAAGCGTTGCTTTCTGATGACAAACAATTGCAAGCTTTTAAGCATACCATTGAAAGACGTGGTTTAGAAATTAGTGCGTTGAGTTGTCACGGCAATCCGCTCCACCCTAATAAGGAAATATCTGATCGTCATCACGAAGAATTTCAAAACACCGTTCTATTAGCTGAAAAATTGGGTGTTGAGACGGTGAATACCTTTTCCGGATGTCCTGGAGAATCCGAATATTCCCGTTTTCCGGTATGGGTCACATGTCCATGGCCTGAGGATCATTCTGAGGTTGTCCGATGGCAATGGGAAGAAAAAGTGATTCCTTATTGGCGTGAACAGAGCCAATTTTTAAGAGAACATGGTGTCCGCGTCGCTATTGAACCGCATCCTGGATTTGTTGTTTATAATACGGAAACGTGTTTACGATTGCGTGATGCATGCGGTGACAATATTGGCTTCAACTTTGATCCAAGTCACTTGTTTTGGCAAAATATGGACCCTATCTTAGGCATTAAAGAATTAGCAAAACATGATGCGTTATATCATTTCCATGCTAAAGATACGAACATTGATGAGCAAAATACAGCAGCAAATGGTGTGCTTGATACCAAGCCGTATAGTGATGAACTTAACCGGTCTTGGATTTTCCGGTCCATTGGTTATGGTCACGGTGAAGAAACATGGCGGAAAATCATTAGTGCTCTGCAGCTAGTTGGCTATGAAGGTGTCGTCAGCATTGAACATGAAGACAGTTTAATGTCGGTTGAAGAAGGTTTTAAAAAAGGGGCAGCCCTTCTACAAAATGCCTTGATTAAGGAAAAGGTTGGTGAAATGTGGTGGGCGTAA
- a CDS encoding DeoR/GlpR family DNA-binding transcription regulator, translating to MLVAERQQKVVDIVNERKSIRVSELSDMFSVTEETIRRDLEKLEHDGKLSRSHGGAVSVSTTSSPEVPYSEREILNVKEKREIASEAVNQVVAGDKIILDASSTAWYMAKIIPDIPLTVLTNSIKVAIELSSKTQITVISTGGILLQRSLSYAGPLAEDSLSAYHVNKAFISSKGFHFEHGISESNEQQARIKKKMISITDAVYAMVDHSKFGVQAFTHVAGVHQIDHIITDSHIEEKTVDRLTDLSLNVIKVEETAV from the coding sequence ATGCTTGTTGCAGAGAGACAACAAAAGGTTGTTGACATAGTTAATGAACGGAAGAGTATACGAGTATCAGAGCTTAGCGATATGTTTTCTGTTACTGAGGAAACTATTCGACGCGATCTTGAAAAATTAGAACATGATGGGAAACTGAGTCGCAGCCACGGAGGTGCTGTTAGCGTCAGTACAACAAGCTCGCCGGAAGTTCCTTATTCCGAGCGAGAGATTCTTAATGTTAAAGAAAAGAGGGAAATCGCCAGTGAGGCCGTCAACCAAGTTGTTGCCGGAGATAAAATCATTCTTGATGCGAGTTCAACGGCTTGGTATATGGCCAAGATTATTCCCGATATTCCCTTAACCGTGCTAACGAATTCAATTAAGGTTGCCATTGAATTAAGTTCAAAAACACAGATCACGGTGATTTCAACCGGAGGCATTTTACTCCAGCGATCACTGTCTTATGCTGGTCCCTTAGCCGAAGATTCCTTGAGTGCCTATCATGTTAACAAAGCGTTTATTTCTTCAAAGGGATTCCATTTTGAGCACGGCATCAGTGAATCGAATGAACAACAGGCTCGAATTAAGAAAAAAATGATCAGTATTACAGATGCTGTCTATGCGATGGTCGATCACAGTAAATTTGGAGTGCAAGCATTTACTCATGTTGCTGGTGTTCATCAAATTGATCACATTATTACGGATAGCCATATTGAGGAAAAAACAGTGGACCGGTTAACTGACTTATCGCTTAATGTCATTAAAGTGGAGGAGACGGCTGTTTAA
- a CDS encoding sensory rhodopsin transducer: protein MEQNGKTQWYIADAYIPPESSGGLTSHESICVLNTHAEDARLNISVYFEDRAPMENIIQIVPGQRTKHIRTGSLQAGGESIPKDVPYALAVTSDIPVVVQYSRLDATQSENALMTTIAYASM from the coding sequence ATGGAGCAAAACGGTAAAACCCAATGGTACATTGCCGATGCTTATATTCCGCCTGAGAGTTCCGGAGGATTAACAAGCCATGAGTCGATTTGCGTCTTAAATACCCATGCCGAAGATGCCCGGTTAAATATTTCTGTTTATTTTGAGGATCGTGCTCCTATGGAAAATATTATACAAATTGTTCCGGGACAAAGAACCAAACACATTCGAACCGGTTCCCTGCAAGCAGGCGGGGAATCGATTCCTAAAGATGTGCCTTATGCATTAGCTGTCACGAGTGACATTCCTGTCGTGGTCCAATATAGCCGGCTGGATGCCACCCAATCTGAAAACGCTTTAATGACAACCATCGCATATGCTTCAATGTAA
- a CDS encoding sugar phosphate isomerase/epimerase family protein yields MLKTGLCSITFRDLSVDQIIALTVKAGLDGIEWGGDIHVPSGSVERASEVANLTKQAGLSIVSYGSYYRVGCENETSFEQILETAIHLNAPAIRVWAGNRSSEDADKTYWQTVISDSRKIGSLAEKEGIAINYEYHDDTLTDTKASAYKLMKAVNHPNIGVYWQPAIDQDVETRIESIKEIGPWLTHVHVFQWSTKDRFPLSEGKQEWIRYLRNLENSRDDRYMMLEFVKDDDPKQMLEDADVLKRLISS; encoded by the coding sequence TTGTTAAAAACAGGGTTATGCTCAATAACATTCAGGGACTTGTCCGTAGATCAAATCATTGCTTTGACAGTAAAAGCAGGTCTAGATGGCATTGAATGGGGCGGAGACATCCATGTACCTTCTGGAAGTGTTGAGCGTGCATCTGAAGTAGCCAATTTAACCAAACAGGCTGGATTAAGCATTGTGTCTTATGGTTCCTATTACAGAGTAGGTTGTGAGAATGAAACATCTTTTGAGCAGATACTGGAGACGGCGATACATCTTAATGCACCCGCCATACGAGTATGGGCAGGCAACCGTAGTTCGGAAGATGCTGATAAGACTTATTGGCAAACAGTAATATCTGATTCTAGAAAGATTGGTTCTCTAGCTGAAAAAGAGGGGATTGCCATTAATTACGAATATCACGATGATACGCTTACGGATACAAAAGCAAGTGCATATAAATTGATGAAAGCCGTCAATCATCCCAATATAGGAGTTTATTGGCAACCTGCTATTGATCAAGATGTAGAAACGCGTATTGAGAGTATTAAAGAAATTGGTCCATGGTTAACACATGTTCATGTTTTTCAATGGAGTACAAAAGATCGTTTTCCCCTAAGTGAGGGTAAACAAGAGTGGATTCGTTATCTACGTAATCTGGAGAATTCCCGGGATGATCGTTATATGATGTTGGAGTTTGTTAAGGATGACGATCCAAAACAAATGCTAGAAGATGCTGATGTTTTAAAACGTCTTATATCTTCTTAA
- a CDS encoding DUF2264 domain-containing protein, with protein MSPFNTSFNLRHNPLRTKKDLQDALKDICAPLESFFSEGHAKLNLGETAAHYDKEVAGMEAFSRPLWGIIPVIAGGGSTLLVDKFIEGIKNGTNPSHNEFWGDINDYDQRIVESAVFGLSLALGNSLVWEHLSSFERKNLYNWLNAVNQKKPADNNWHLFRVMVNVGFYQLGLDYDKETTNHSLERIEDFYLGDGWYSDGLTTQKDYYISFAVHFYCLVYASYMEKEDPVRSERYKSRAAVFAKDFIYWFSKDGSAFPFGRSMTYRFAQAAFWSALAFSGVEVFSWGVIKGLILRHLRWWFQQPIFSHEDLLTIGYCYPNLIMSENYNAPGSPYWALKTFWVLALERDHPFWKAVEEPLPQLEEIKVLRHPQMIVCRDYLNKHVYSLTSGQYDHSEHSHSPEKYSKFAYSNMFGFSIPKENRGLKNGAYDSMLALSEKDDDYVRVRSTCETVEVNETNIYSLWKPWNNVMVETWLIPLGLWHVRLHHIQNERALDAAEGGFAIPKEKPYTSEQSKIGIVANSSAGNSGMIDMLENRRVEAVTSAPNTNLMYASVSSIPTLIKTLEVGSHWMATAVLAHTEDAIFQEYWRYPPRLKRDELGLQIIYDNDIRFTKKV; from the coding sequence ATGTCACCGTTTAATACCTCCTTTAATCTAAGGCACAATCCATTGAGGACAAAAAAAGATTTGCAAGATGCTTTAAAAGACATTTGTGCGCCGTTAGAAAGTTTTTTTAGTGAGGGTCATGCCAAGTTAAACCTTGGAGAAACAGCCGCGCATTATGATAAAGAAGTAGCAGGAATGGAGGCCTTTTCTAGGCCCTTGTGGGGAATAATCCCAGTTATTGCAGGAGGCGGGTCCACCCTCTTAGTGGATAAGTTTATTGAAGGCATTAAAAATGGAACAAATCCCAGCCATAATGAATTTTGGGGCGACATTAATGATTATGATCAACGCATTGTAGAATCAGCGGTTTTTGGTCTAAGTCTTGCGTTAGGAAATTCTCTTGTATGGGAGCATTTGTCTTCTTTTGAGAGAAAAAATTTATACAATTGGTTAAATGCCGTTAATCAAAAAAAACCGGCTGATAATAACTGGCACTTATTTCGAGTTATGGTCAATGTGGGTTTTTATCAGTTGGGACTGGATTATGATAAGGAGACGACTAATCATTCATTAGAGAGAATTGAAGATTTTTATTTGGGAGATGGCTGGTATTCTGATGGATTAACCACGCAAAAGGATTATTATATTTCATTTGCAGTCCATTTTTATTGTCTTGTTTATGCCAGCTATATGGAAAAAGAAGATCCCGTAAGATCCGAAAGGTACAAAAGCAGAGCAGCGGTTTTTGCAAAAGATTTTATTTATTGGTTTTCTAAGGATGGGTCGGCTTTTCCATTTGGAAGGAGTATGACCTATCGTTTTGCACAGGCAGCTTTTTGGAGTGCACTCGCATTTTCAGGAGTAGAGGTGTTTTCATGGGGGGTCATAAAAGGGTTAATTCTTCGGCATTTACGTTGGTGGTTTCAGCAACCGATTTTTTCTCATGAAGACCTTTTAACAATAGGTTACTGTTATCCTAACTTGATAATGTCTGAGAATTATAACGCCCCAGGTTCTCCTTACTGGGCATTAAAAACGTTTTGGGTTCTTGCTTTAGAAAGAGACCATCCATTTTGGAAAGCCGTTGAGGAACCCTTGCCACAATTGGAGGAAATCAAAGTTTTGAGGCATCCACAAATGATCGTGTGCCGAGATTATTTAAACAAACATGTGTATTCATTAACCTCAGGACAATATGATCATTCAGAACACTCACATAGCCCGGAAAAGTATTCAAAATTTGCCTATTCCAATATGTTTGGCTTCAGTATTCCTAAGGAAAATCGTGGACTAAAAAATGGTGCTTATGATTCAATGTTGGCTCTTTCTGAAAAGGACGATGATTATGTTCGAGTGCGAAGCACATGTGAAACAGTGGAGGTTAATGAAACAAATATTTATTCATTATGGAAACCCTGGAACAATGTTATGGTGGAAACTTGGCTTATTCCTTTAGGCCTTTGGCATGTTCGTCTTCATCATATCCAAAATGAACGAGCACTGGATGCTGCGGAAGGCGGATTTGCTATTCCAAAAGAAAAGCCATATACATCGGAGCAAAGTAAAATTGGAATAGTAGCCAATTCTTCTGCTGGGAACAGTGGAATGATTGACATGTTGGAAAATCGCAGGGTAGAAGCTGTCACTTCAGCACCGAACACTAATTTAATGTATGCCAGTGTATCCTCGATTCCAACTCTTATTAAAACGTTAGAAGTTGGGAGTCATTGGATGGCAACCGCTGTTTTAGCTCATACTGAGGATGCTATTTTTCAGGAATATTGGCGTTATCCACCAAGGTTAAAGAGAGATGAATTGGGGCTGCAAATTATATATGATAATGATATTAGATTTACTAAAAAAGTGTAA
- a CDS encoding MFS transporter: MKKLILVSVLCGLGYMMYSVDRMVMSSSVGLISNDLGLTNGQSGLLLSSFFYGFIAFLFIGGIFSDKFSSKWVVIFGTLVNLLNPSLIEDGCFTH; the protein is encoded by the coding sequence ATGAAAAAGTTGATTTTAGTTTCAGTTTTGTGTGGCCTTGGTTACATGATGTATTCAGTCGATCGAATGGTCATGTCCTCATCCGTAGGATTGATTTCCAATGATTTAGGATTAACAAACGGACAGTCAGGATTACTTTTAAGCTCATTTTTTTATGGTTTTATCGCTTTCCTATTTATCGGCGGGATTTTTTCTGACAAATTTAGTAGTAAATGGGTTGTGATTTTTGGTACATTAGTCAATCTCCTTAATCCGAGCCTTATAGAAGACGGCTGTTTCACCCATTAA
- a CDS encoding rhamnulokinase: MNVLAFDIGASSGRAVIGHLDGHQLKTQEVHRFSNDPVEVGGHLHWDILRLFHEVKQGILQAKHQGYDDIQSLAIDTWAVDFGLLDQNGELLGNPYHYRDHRTDHMIDEVRQHLSEHDIFSRTGIQFMQINTLYHLYAQKKANVSLLQQADTFLMIPDLLRYFLTGTKQSEFTNATTTQLFHAFEKKWDDYILEQLGLPTHIFTDPVAPGTVVGELLPSIRQELGVSSIPVMTVGEHDTASAVAAVPTDQQTFAYLSCGTWSLLGTEVDAPVINQQAFEWNFTNEGGVNDTYRLLKNIMGLWIIQECQNTWEKAGEPLSYDEMNDAVKHASPFQSFIDPDHVMFLNPLSMPEQVQQYCRDTHQHVPETKGGILRSVLESLALKYRFVLERLETLADTTFSGLHMVGGGINNEILCQFTANAIQRPVYAGPVEATSLGNLLTQYQGLGHIKGIEEARWIVRESYPFKTFTPQDEKIWEQAYQSFCHLINE, translated from the coding sequence GTGAATGTTTTAGCCTTTGACATTGGTGCCAGTAGTGGGAGAGCGGTAATCGGTCACCTTGATGGTCATCAATTAAAAACCCAAGAAGTTCATCGCTTTTCTAATGATCCAGTGGAGGTGGGTGGCCATCTCCACTGGGACATTTTAAGATTGTTTCATGAGGTCAAGCAGGGCATTCTTCAAGCTAAACATCAAGGATATGACGATATCCAAAGTTTAGCTATTGATACTTGGGCCGTTGATTTTGGCTTGCTTGATCAAAATGGAGAACTGTTGGGCAATCCTTATCATTACCGCGATCATCGGACAGATCATATGATTGACGAGGTACGGCAGCATTTATCAGAACATGATATATTTTCTAGAACGGGCATTCAGTTTATGCAGATCAATACGCTCTATCATCTTTACGCGCAAAAAAAGGCAAATGTGTCTCTTTTGCAACAAGCGGATACTTTTTTAATGATTCCTGATTTACTAAGGTATTTTCTTACTGGTACCAAGCAAAGTGAATTTACGAATGCGACAACGACCCAACTATTTCATGCATTTGAGAAGAAGTGGGATGACTATATATTGGAGCAATTGGGCTTGCCTACACACATTTTTACGGATCCGGTGGCACCTGGAACGGTGGTTGGAGAACTGCTTCCTTCTATCCGTCAAGAATTGGGTGTTTCATCAATTCCGGTGATGACGGTCGGAGAGCATGATACAGCATCCGCAGTCGCTGCGGTTCCAACAGATCAACAAACGTTTGCTTACCTCAGCTGTGGGACCTGGTCCTTACTGGGGACGGAAGTTGATGCTCCCGTCATTAATCAACAAGCATTCGAGTGGAATTTTACCAATGAGGGAGGCGTCAATGACACCTACCGATTGCTCAAAAATATTATGGGATTATGGATCATTCAAGAATGTCAAAACACTTGGGAAAAAGCTGGGGAACCCTTGTCTTATGATGAAATGAATGACGCCGTTAAGCATGCTAGTCCTTTTCAATCTTTCATTGATCCTGACCATGTCATGTTCCTAAATCCTTTGAGTATGCCGGAACAAGTTCAGCAATATTGTCGTGACACGCATCAGCATGTCCCAGAAACAAAAGGTGGTATCCTTCGTTCGGTTCTTGAAAGTCTCGCTTTAAAATATCGCTTCGTGCTTGAGAGGTTGGAAACATTGGCAGATACAACGTTTTCAGGTCTGCATATGGTTGGAGGTGGCATAAACAATGAAATTTTGTGTCAGTTCACTGCTAATGCGATCCAACGTCCTGTTTATGCTGGACCGGTAGAGGCCACGTCATTAGGTAATTTATTGACTCAATACCAAGGTTTAGGGCATATTAAAGGCATAGAAGAGGCGAGATGGATTGTTCGGGAGTCCTATCCATTTAAAACGTTCACACCACAAGATGAAAAAATATGGGAACAAGCTTATCAATCATTTTGTCACCTTATCAATGAATGA
- a CDS encoding Gfo/Idh/MocA family protein, protein MANVLRVGLIGAGGIAQGVHVPNYLKCEDKVEIVAVSDVVKATAEACAEKFSIPHVFEDYKEMLEEIELDAVSICTPNKFHEPATLAALNAGCHVLCEKPPAMTVEEAVSMQQAAKKAGKKLTFGFHYRHMPEVETLKRFVDAGELGAVYAANVRAVRRRGIPGWGVFTNKELQGGGPLIDIGVHMLDTALYLMGYPQPETVLGVTYQKLGNRKGVGLLGDWDSENFSVEDMARAMITFKNGSSILLETAFAANVEEHEVMNVSLMGDKGGADVFPLKVYQEKHDTLIDISPSYLPKKGGHELQIERFVDHCLSNQQPISTPEEGVYLQQIINAIYESSESGRAVTIGKEEKV, encoded by the coding sequence ATGGCAAATGTTTTGCGAGTGGGATTAATTGGTGCGGGTGGGATTGCCCAAGGCGTCCACGTACCGAATTATCTCAAGTGTGAGGATAAAGTTGAAATTGTAGCCGTATCCGATGTTGTTAAAGCAACTGCTGAGGCATGTGCGGAAAAGTTTTCAATTCCACATGTTTTCGAAGACTATAAGGAAATGTTGGAAGAAATTGAATTAGATGCCGTGAGTATTTGTACGCCGAATAAGTTTCATGAACCAGCGACTTTAGCGGCTCTTAATGCCGGCTGCCATGTCCTATGTGAAAAACCGCCGGCAATGACTGTTGAAGAAGCTGTATCGATGCAACAAGCTGCCAAAAAAGCAGGAAAAAAATTAACGTTTGGTTTCCACTATCGTCATATGCCCGAAGTTGAGACGCTAAAACGATTTGTTGATGCAGGTGAATTGGGTGCCGTTTATGCGGCCAATGTGAGAGCTGTTCGCCGGCGCGGCATCCCGGGTTGGGGTGTGTTTACAAACAAAGAACTCCAAGGGGGCGGCCCTTTGATCGACATTGGCGTGCATATGCTGGATACTGCGCTTTATCTGATGGGTTATCCTCAACCTGAAACAGTGCTAGGCGTCACCTATCAAAAATTGGGCAATCGTAAAGGCGTCGGTTTGCTAGGAGATTGGGACTCGGAAAACTTCTCTGTTGAAGATATGGCACGGGCGATGATTACGTTCAAGAACGGATCTTCAATCTTATTGGAAACAGCGTTTGCGGCTAATGTTGAGGAACACGAGGTTATGAACGTGTCTTTAATGGGTGACAAAGGTGGTGCAGACGTCTTTCCATTGAAAGTTTATCAAGAAAAACATGATACATTGATTGATATTTCACCGTCCTATCTCCCGAAAAAAGGAGGTCATGAGCTGCAAATTGAGCGGTTTGTTGATCATTGCTTAAGTAACCAACAACCGATTAGTACGCCAGAGGAAGGTGTTTATCTACAACAAATTATCAATGCCATCTATGAATCATCGGAATCCGGAAGAGCTGTTACGATTGGAAAGGAAGAAAAAGTATAA
- the rhaI gene encoding L-rhamnose isomerase, producing the protein MTDQSYAIFERQQRDRGIDLETVKDKLKTLKVETPSWGYGDSGTRFKVFQQDGVPRDPFEKIEDAAQVNKYTGMSPSVAIHIPWDKVDNYGELKQHALDHGVDIGAVNPNTFQDDDYKLGSITNSDSAIRRKATDHLLECVDIAKTVGSKALSLWFADGTNYPGQADIRRRKHWMHECLSEMYQAMDDDMRMLIEYKFFEPAFYHTDLADWGMAYNMAQKLGERAEVLVDTGHHPQATNVEHIVAYLMDEHRLGGFHFNSRKYADDDLIAAAHHPYELFLIFYQIVSAQTDTNPAVRNNAENISYMLDQCHNLEPKIPAMIRSLINVQTQYAKALLINLDEVSEAQEKHDVLAAEHAVRKGFECDVTPLLEVVREEMGVPADPMAAYLKSGYGDKILARGKGGASW; encoded by the coding sequence TTGACAGATCAAAGCTATGCCATTTTTGAACGACAACAACGTGATCGCGGGATTGATTTGGAAACGGTTAAAGACAAGCTTAAGACACTTAAGGTAGAAACACCTTCTTGGGGGTATGGGGATTCAGGTACGAGATTTAAAGTTTTTCAACAAGATGGCGTGCCGAGGGATCCTTTTGAAAAAATTGAAGATGCGGCTCAAGTTAATAAGTATACGGGGATGTCTCCTTCAGTAGCCATTCACATTCCTTGGGATAAAGTTGATAACTATGGGGAGTTAAAACAACATGCTCTGGACCATGGTGTGGATATTGGCGCTGTCAATCCGAATACCTTCCAAGATGATGACTATAAGCTAGGCAGTATCACCAATTCCGACTCAGCGATTCGCCGGAAAGCTACCGATCATTTACTTGAATGTGTGGATATCGCAAAAACGGTAGGGTCAAAAGCGCTTAGTTTGTGGTTCGCGGACGGAACAAATTATCCTGGGCAAGCGGATATTCGCAGACGGAAGCACTGGATGCATGAATGTCTTTCTGAAATGTATCAAGCCATGGATGATGATATGCGCATGTTAATCGAATATAAATTTTTCGAACCAGCTTTTTATCATACAGACTTGGCTGACTGGGGCATGGCCTATAATATGGCACAAAAATTAGGAGAGCGTGCTGAGGTACTTGTGGATACCGGGCATCATCCCCAGGCTACCAACGTTGAACATATTGTGGCATATCTAATGGATGAGCATCGCCTAGGCGGATTCCATTTCAACAGCCGCAAATATGCTGATGATGATTTGATCGCTGCGGCCCATCATCCATATGAACTGTTTTTGATTTTCTATCAAATCGTGAGTGCTCAGACCGATACTAATCCAGCGGTCAGAAACAATGCTGAGAATATCTCTTACATGCTTGATCAATGTCATAATCTTGAACCAAAGATTCCGGCAATGATTCGTTCACTTATTAATGTTCAAACTCAATATGCGAAGGCGCTTCTCATTAATTTAGATGAAGTCAGTGAAGCGCAGGAGAAACATGATGTTCTAGCTGCCGAGCATGCCGTCAGAAAAGGCTTTGAATGTGATGTCACACCACTCTTAGAGGTAGTCAGAGAAGAAATGGGTGTGCCGGCTGATCCTATGGCAGCCTATCTGAAGAGCGGTTATGGTGACAAAATTTTGGCCCGTGGTAAAGGTGGGGCCAGCTGGTGA
- a CDS encoding alpha-glucosidase/alpha-galactosidase: MPKMTFIGAGSTVFAKNVLGDCMFVPALEGFEFALFDIDNQRLKDSENMLNNLKANYGAQVTITAYSDRKEALRDARYVINAIQVGGYKPSTVIDFEIPKKYGLRQTIADTVGIGGIFRTLRTLPVMFDFAKEMEEVCPDAWLLNYTNPMSSLTGAMLRYTKVKTVGLCHSVQVCTESLFRSLNMDPEGVQEKIAGINHMSWLLEVKKDGKDLYPEIKRRAKEKQKTPHDDKVRFELMDKFGYYLTESSEHNAEYHPYFIKSQYPELIDQFNIPLDEYPRRCENQINEWQAMREDMVHNTELTHTRSKEYGSRIIEAMETDVPFKFGGNVSNEGGLISNLSRKACVEVPCVADRSGISPCYIGDLPEQLAALNRTNINTQLMTIEAAITGNKDAIYQAALLDPHTNSELSIDDTVKLCDDLIETHKDWLPAFE; the protein is encoded by the coding sequence ATGCCAAAAATGACGTTTATTGGTGCCGGAAGTACTGTGTTTGCCAAAAATGTTCTAGGTGATTGCATGTTTGTTCCGGCTTTGGAGGGCTTTGAGTTTGCTTTGTTTGATATTGATAACCAACGGCTTAAAGACTCGGAAAATATGTTAAATAATCTAAAAGCCAACTACGGTGCTCAGGTGACAATCACAGCTTACTCTGATCGAAAAGAGGCATTGCGGGATGCGAGGTACGTCATTAATGCTATTCAGGTGGGGGGCTATAAGCCAAGTACGGTAATTGATTTCGAAATTCCTAAAAAATATGGTTTGCGGCAAACAATAGCTGATACTGTAGGCATCGGCGGCATTTTTCGAACGCTTCGAACTCTACCGGTCATGTTTGACTTTGCTAAAGAAATGGAAGAGGTCTGTCCAGATGCGTGGCTGTTAAATTATACGAATCCGATGTCGAGTTTAACGGGGGCGATGCTTCGGTACACAAAAGTCAAGACGGTTGGGTTGTGTCATAGTGTTCAAGTTTGTACGGAATCATTATTCAGGTCATTAAATATGGACCCCGAGGGTGTCCAAGAAAAAATTGCCGGTATTAACCATATGAGTTGGCTGCTCGAAGTCAAAAAAGATGGCAAGGATCTTTATCCGGAAATCAAGCGTCGGGCGAAAGAAAAACAAAAGACACCACATGATGACAAGGTTCGCTTTGAACTGATGGATAAATTCGGTTATTACTTGACGGAATCTTCCGAACATAATGCCGAATATCATCCTTATTTTATAAAAAGTCAATACCCAGAATTGATTGATCAATTCAATATTCCGTTGGATGAGTATCCGCGTCGTTGTGAAAATCAAATCAATGAATGGCAAGCGATGCGTGAAGACATGGTTCATAACACAGAATTAACCCACACCCGATCAAAAGAATATGGTTCACGGATTATTGAAGCGATGGAGACCGATGTTCCGTTCAAATTTGGTGGTAATGTTTCTAATGAAGGTGGCCTGATTAGTAATTTGTCTAGGAAAGCGTGTGTCGAAGTACCGTGCGTAGCTGACCGGAGTGGTATTTCGCCATGTTATATTGGCGATTTACCGGAACAACTGGCAGCCTTAAATAGAACGAACATCAATACACAATTAATGACGATTGAAGCGGCAATCACAGGAAATAAAGACGCTATCTATCAAGCGGCGCTTCTTGATCCGCACACAAACTCAGAACTATCTATAGATGATACAGTGAAATTGTGTGACGACTTAATTGAAACTCATAAAGATTGGTTGCCGGCTTTTGAATAA